The following are from one region of the Corylus avellana chromosome ca1, CavTom2PMs-1.0 genome:
- the LOC132167023 gene encoding LOW QUALITY PROTEIN: plastidial pyruvate kinase 4, chloroplastic-like (The sequence of the model RefSeq protein was modified relative to this genomic sequence to represent the inferred CDS: inserted 1 base in 1 codon), producing MFTHGRNQRPRTLGFSVPNEKNKADRGSSYAFADDHNEHSKDPDVVALASSLSSQAYFYPSSEHPGNRGSLLDKLKAVHLHVLASEQCNASQLELCRRNYLVSATNLIHYLALKCLDLEKLQEDLSSVGLFNLETINSNVLASLTAGIQLLENLKSNTEKIKENTAPGIDSQKRLDQQKNEKFTMHTMKKKVLSNSELLLGPLQDGINTHIMVTVGQEAIESDTLIXNLIKTGTSIIRINCAHGNPSVWREIIRRVKRSSQKLEKPCQILMDLAGPKLRTGKLMPGPCMVKISPKKNATGNMSFPAQVWLCHKGIPPAHLTPDAVLFIDSQKFPSMLQVGDTVGFHDVRGRKRMLKISKRFGVFSGTGYVAECTRTAYVQSGTKLHVKRKNGKLHIGRVVDVPAMDPFIRLRVGDLLVISRESLCEQDELPGPTCCAHRIGCSSGFLFDSVKIGDPIAFDDGKIWGVIQGTSISEILVSITHAGPRGAKLGSEKSINFPESNVWVEGLTSKDLMDLDFVAAHADMVGVSFVRDVHDIVMLHQELEKRKLRNLGIVLKIETKSAFEKLPLMLLEAMKSPIPLGVMIARGDLAVECGWEKLADMQEEILSVCGAAHIPVIWASQVLESFVESGVPARAEITDVANGRRASCIMLNKGKHIVEAVSFLNGILHRSSIKMKEELEPLVLSSHLF from the exons ATGTTCACACATGGGAGAAATCAAAGGCCAAGGACTTTAGGTTTTTCTGTTccaaatgaaaagaataaagcaGATAGGGGCAGTTCATATGCTTTCGCTGATGATCACAATGAGCATTCCAAGGATCCAGATGTGGTAGCTCTCGCCTCTAGTTTAAGCTCACAAGCCTACTTTTATCCAAGTTCTGAGCACCCAGGAAACCGAGGATCCCTTCTTGACAAGCTAAAGGCAGTTCACTTACATGTATTAGCATCAGAACAATGCAATGCTTCTCAGCTTGAACTATGCCGTAG AAATTACTTGGTCAGTGCAACAAATTTAATACATTACCTGGCACTGAAATGTCTTGATCTAGAGAAGCTCCAAGAAGATCTCTCTTCTGTTGGTCTTTTCAATTTGGAGACTATCAATTCTAATGTTCTTGCAAGTCTTACTGCAGGCATCCAATTGCTAGAAAATTTGAAATCTAACACCGAGAAGATCAAAGAGAATACTGCTCCAGGGATTGACTCTCAAAAAAGACTGGACCAACAAAAGAACGAGAAGTTCACAATGCatacaatgaagaagaaggtatTGTCTAATAGTGAGTTATTATTGGGTCCACTACAAGATGGCATAAATACTCATATAATGGTAACAGTTGGCCAAGAAGCTATTGAGAGTGATACACTTA CCAACCTTATCAAGACGGGGACCTCTATTATACGGATTAATTGTGCACATGGAAACCCAAGTGTTTGGAGGGAGATAATCAGAAGAGTGAAAAGAAGCTCTCAAAAGCTGGAGAAACCATGTCAAATTCTCATGGATTTAGCTGGACCTAAGCTCCGAACAGGCAAACTGATGCCTGGTCCATGTATGGTGAAGATATCTCCCAAGAAAAATGCTACTGGAAATATGAGCTTCCCTGCTCAAGTGTGGCTGTGTCATAAAGGCATTCCTCCTGCTCATTTAACTCCTGATGCAGTTCTCTTCATAGATAGCCAAAAATTTCCGAGCATGCTCCAGGTAGGTGATACCGTGGGATTCCATGATGTTAGGGGAAGGAAACGGATGCTTAAGATTTCTAAGAGGTTTGGTGTCTTTTCTGGCACTGGGTATGTTGCTGAGTGTACTAGGACTGCTTATGTTCAATCTGGAACTAAATTGCATGTTAAGAGAAAAAATGGGAAGCTCCATATTGGACGAGTAGTGGATGTCCCTGCCATGGATCCGTTTATAAGATTGAGAGTTGGAGACTTACTAGTAATATCCAGAGAGAGCTTATGTGAACAGGATGAATTGCCTGGGCCAACATGTTGTGCTCATAGAATAGGTTGTTCTTCTGGCTTTCTATTTGATTCTGTCAAAATTGGAGATCCCATTGCTTTTGATGATGGAAAGATTTGGGGAGTAATCCAGGGAACTAGTATCTCCGAGATTCTTGTCTCAATCACTCATGCTGGTCCAAGAGGTGCTAAGCTTGGATCTGAGAAATCCATCAACTTTCCAGAGAGCAATGTATGGGTTGAAGGCCTCACTTCCAAGGATCTTATGGATCTTGATTTTGTTGCCGCTCATGCTGACATGGTTGGGGTTTCATTTGTCCGAGATGTTCATGATATTGTCATGCTCCACCAAGAATTGGAGAAGCGGAAGCTTCGGAACCTAGGAATTGTTCTCAAGATTGAGACAAAGAGTGCATTTGAGAAACTGCCTCTCATGCTGTTGGAGGCAATGAAGTCTCCCATTCCTCTGGGGGTGATGATTGCTAGAGGAGATCTTGCGGTTGAGTGTGGGTGGGAAAAGTTGGCTGATATGCAAGAGGAAATTCTATCTGTTTGTGGCGCTGCGCACATTCCAGTTATTTGGGCAAGTCAAGTCCTGGAGTCATTTGTCGAGTCTGGTGTGCCTGCCAGAGCTGAGATAACCGATGTGGCCAATGGAAGGAG GGCAAGTTGCATCATGTTGAACAAAGGAAAACATATTGTGGAGGCTGTTTCATTCTTGAATGGGATCTTACACAGAAGCTCCATAAAGATGAAGGAAGAATTGGAGCCTCTTGTACTGTCCAGCCACCTGTTTTAG